One window of the Thermasporomyces composti genome contains the following:
- a CDS encoding ABC transporter permease — translation MTDTTNQKSTHAASTHAEAAPADAPRRSLSRHLAARLVTSNVAWIFAVLLALVVFFTAVEPNFANPVNIRSIAADNAALLVLAVGMTFVIVTAGIDLSVGSVLIFSGVVAAKTMLALGSDPTNPDAGAAEAGWGVVVVGVLAGLAAGLLWGVVNGLLVAKAKVPPLIATLGTLGMALGASYLVTGGTDVRGVPRRLVSTLGFGLAFGVVPWLVVIAGVVALVLGLVLAFTRFGRYTYAIGSNPEAARRVGIRVDRHLVKVYALMGALAGLAGVMSLAHFSTTTISGHSTDNLAAIAAVVLGGTSLFGGVGKVAGTVVGVLIPAVLQSGFVTIGVNPYWQNVAVGAVLIAAVYLDQVRRRARERS, via the coding sequence ATGACTGACACCACGAACCAGAAGTCGACCCACGCGGCGTCGACTCACGCGGAAGCGGCACCGGCCGACGCCCCACGGCGGTCGCTGTCGCGTCACCTCGCGGCTCGGCTCGTGACGAGCAACGTCGCATGGATCTTCGCCGTGCTCCTCGCGCTGGTCGTCTTCTTCACCGCGGTCGAGCCGAACTTCGCCAACCCGGTCAACATCCGAAGCATCGCCGCCGACAACGCGGCTCTGCTCGTCCTCGCCGTTGGCATGACGTTCGTCATCGTGACCGCGGGGATCGACCTCTCGGTCGGGTCGGTGCTCATCTTCTCCGGTGTGGTCGCTGCCAAGACGATGCTCGCGCTCGGCAGCGACCCCACAAACCCGGACGCGGGTGCCGCCGAGGCGGGGTGGGGTGTGGTCGTCGTCGGCGTCCTCGCCGGTCTCGCCGCGGGCCTGCTCTGGGGCGTGGTCAATGGCCTCCTGGTCGCCAAGGCCAAGGTGCCGCCGCTCATCGCCACGCTCGGCACCCTGGGCATGGCCCTCGGCGCCTCGTACCTGGTGACCGGCGGGACCGACGTCCGGGGTGTTCCACGACGCCTGGTGAGCACGCTCGGCTTCGGACTGGCCTTCGGGGTGGTGCCGTGGCTCGTGGTGATCGCCGGGGTGGTCGCCCTCGTCCTCGGCCTGGTCCTCGCGTTCACTCGATTCGGGCGGTACACGTACGCGATCGGGTCGAATCCCGAGGCCGCGCGACGGGTCGGGATCCGGGTCGACCGGCACCTGGTCAAGGTCTACGCGCTCATGGGGGCGCTCGCCGGTCTCGCCGGGGTGATGTCGCTCGCGCACTTCAGTACCACGACCATCTCCGGTCACAGCACGGACAACCTCGCCGCCATCGCGGCCGTCGTCCTCGGGGGGACGAGCCTGTTCGGCGGGGTCGGCAAGGTGGCCGGCACGGTCGTCGGCGTCCTCATCCCCGCTGTCCTGCAGAGCGGATTCGTCACCATCGGCGTCAACCCGTACTGGCAGAACGTCGCCGTTGGTGCCGTGCTCATCGCCGCGGTCTACCTGGACCAGGTGCGCCGACGTGCCCGGGAGCGTAGCTGA
- a CDS encoding ATP-binding cassette domain-containing protein: protein MATPRLQAIGLVKTYGHVQALRGADFSVYPGEVVALVGDNGAGKSTLVKCLSGTERPDAGVIRFDGRVVSLDSPAEARRLGIEVVYQDLALAADLDPAANLFLGREPVRPGLLGRLGVLDRRYMRRRATKAFGDLGIELPDPSAPVASLSGGQRQSIAVARAVAWASKVVFMDEPTAALGVVQRERVLDVIRRVRDRGVAVVLISHNMPEVLAVADRVEVLRLGQRVARFTAREASLDDLVAAMTGALRTERPPVEGESADGRSEESEPGGLA from the coding sequence ATGGCGACGCCTCGGCTGCAGGCCATCGGCTTGGTGAAGACGTACGGCCACGTCCAGGCGCTGCGCGGCGCCGACTTCAGCGTCTACCCAGGGGAGGTCGTTGCTCTGGTCGGCGACAACGGAGCCGGCAAGAGCACGTTGGTGAAGTGCCTGTCGGGGACGGAGCGGCCCGACGCGGGGGTGATCCGCTTCGACGGCCGGGTGGTGAGCCTCGACAGCCCCGCGGAGGCGCGCCGCCTCGGCATCGAGGTCGTCTACCAGGACCTCGCCCTTGCCGCGGACCTCGACCCGGCCGCCAACCTGTTCCTCGGTCGTGAGCCCGTGCGCCCCGGCCTGCTGGGCCGTCTGGGTGTGCTCGACCGGCGATACATGCGACGCCGGGCGACCAAGGCGTTCGGCGACCTCGGCATCGAGCTGCCGGACCCGAGCGCCCCCGTCGCCTCCCTCTCGGGCGGGCAGCGGCAGAGCATCGCGGTGGCCCGGGCGGTGGCGTGGGCGTCGAAGGTCGTCTTCATGGACGAGCCGACGGCGGCGCTCGGCGTCGTCCAGCGCGAGCGGGTCCTCGACGTGATCCGCCGGGTACGCGACCGCGGCGTCGCGGTGGTGCTGATCAGCCACAACATGCCCGAGGTCCTCGCGGTCGCCGACCGAGTGGAGGTGCTCCGGCTCGGTCAGCGGGTCGCGCGGTTCACCGCGCGGGAGGCGTCCCTCGACGACCTGGTCGCCGCCATGACGGGCGCCCTGCGAACCGAGCGCCCTCCGGTCGAGGGGGAGTCAGCGGACGGGCGGTCAGAAGAGAGCGAGCCCGGAGGGCTGGCATGA
- a CDS encoding enoyl-CoA hydratase/isomerase family protein: MTRDLHEHLAEERDGAVAVLRVRREDKLGALSRSMLETLVTYLDELAHDDDVRVLVVTGTGRGFIAGADISEYDGVSHAAFDAYQRLGRAAFGKLAALPQPTIAAVNGYAFGGGFEVALACDLIVASTAARFALPEVKLGLLPGGGGTQRLARAIGVRATKELVMTGRAMRPDEAERRGLVSRVVDPDQLLPAALELAHALAERAPLAVREAKRLVDDGVEAPLGAAWTLEQRVLSALYASEDAREGIRAFIEKREPVFVGR, translated from the coding sequence GTGACGCGAGACCTGCACGAGCACCTCGCAGAGGAGAGGGACGGTGCTGTCGCCGTCCTGCGTGTACGGCGCGAGGACAAGCTCGGCGCGTTGTCCAGAAGCATGCTCGAGACGCTCGTCACCTATCTCGACGAGCTGGCTCACGACGACGACGTGCGGGTCCTCGTGGTCACCGGCACTGGGCGCGGGTTCATCGCCGGCGCCGACATCTCCGAGTACGACGGAGTCTCCCACGCGGCTTTCGACGCCTACCAGCGGCTGGGTCGGGCGGCATTCGGCAAGCTCGCCGCTTTGCCGCAGCCGACGATCGCGGCCGTCAACGGCTACGCGTTCGGTGGCGGCTTCGAGGTCGCGCTGGCGTGCGACCTCATCGTGGCCTCGACCGCGGCGCGGTTCGCGTTGCCGGAAGTCAAGCTAGGCTTGCTCCCCGGCGGCGGGGGCACCCAACGACTCGCCCGGGCGATCGGCGTGCGGGCAACGAAGGAGCTGGTCATGACCGGGCGCGCCATGCGCCCGGACGAGGCCGAGCGGCGCGGACTGGTGAGCCGCGTCGTCGACCCGGACCAGCTCTTGCCCGCCGCGTTGGAGCTCGCCCACGCTCTCGCCGAACGGGCGCCACTCGCGGTGCGAGAAGCGAAGCGACTCGTCGACGATGGGGTGGAGGCTCCACTGGGCGCCGCGTGGACGCTGGAGCAACGAGTGCTGTCCGCGCTCTACGCGAGCGAGGACGCTCGCGAGGGAATCCGCGCGTTCATCGAGAAGCGCGAGCCGGTGTTCGTGGGACGCTGA
- a CDS encoding CaiB/BaiF CoA transferase family protein, with protein MPGALDGIRVLDFTQMMLGPFATQMLGDMGADVIKVERPETGEWERGLAMMGELVAGDSAAFLAMNRNKRSVALNLKDPDARDALLELGRTCDVVVENFRPGVMDRLGLGYEDFRAVNPRIVYCSGSGWGQEGTFAKENRPGQDLLIQAMSGLAANTGRADGPPTFAGTSIVDASTSLTLAVAILAALLARERRGIGQWVQVDLYSTAIAVQCQEISAMVNQHKTFERSRAGIASPWLSAPCGIYPTADGWLALAMADVTDVARVFDEPSLSKLDPWIDRDEIKERLERITPRRTTKDWLDLLLPAGLWAAEVRSLRDAVDELRAEESPLLCRVEHPRAGTLELVGCPITFTETPWTVRQPPPLVGEHTEEVLAEVLDPDRLAKVLGKAASAPGAARGRAGEGARRDEQGARGTGARGRGQS; from the coding sequence ATGCCCGGCGCTCTCGACGGCATCAGGGTCCTCGACTTCACCCAGATGATGCTCGGTCCGTTCGCCACCCAGATGCTCGGCGACATGGGCGCCGACGTCATCAAGGTCGAGCGGCCGGAGACCGGCGAGTGGGAACGCGGCCTGGCCATGATGGGCGAGCTGGTCGCGGGCGACAGCGCGGCGTTCCTCGCCATGAACCGTAACAAGAGGTCTGTGGCGCTCAACCTCAAAGACCCGGACGCCCGCGACGCGTTGCTCGAGCTGGGCCGCACCTGTGACGTCGTGGTGGAGAACTTCCGACCCGGGGTCATGGACCGACTGGGCCTGGGGTACGAGGACTTCCGTGCCGTCAACCCGCGCATCGTCTACTGCTCGGGCTCGGGATGGGGCCAAGAAGGCACGTTCGCCAAGGAGAACCGACCGGGTCAGGACCTGCTGATCCAGGCGATGTCCGGGCTCGCCGCCAACACTGGTCGCGCTGATGGTCCACCCACGTTCGCCGGCACCTCGATCGTCGACGCCAGCACCTCGCTCACCCTCGCGGTCGCGATCCTCGCGGCACTCCTGGCGCGGGAACGCCGAGGGATCGGCCAGTGGGTCCAGGTCGACCTGTACTCCACCGCGATCGCGGTGCAGTGCCAGGAGATCTCGGCGATGGTCAACCAGCACAAGACCTTCGAACGCTCCCGCGCCGGGATCGCCTCACCCTGGCTGTCAGCCCCGTGCGGCATCTATCCCACTGCGGACGGGTGGCTCGCGCTCGCCATGGCGGACGTGACGGACGTGGCCCGCGTCTTCGACGAGCCGTCGCTGTCGAAGCTGGACCCTTGGATCGACCGGGACGAGATCAAGGAGCGACTGGAGCGGATCACACCGCGGCGCACGACGAAGGACTGGCTCGACCTGCTGCTGCCAGCTGGGCTCTGGGCGGCGGAGGTTCGCTCGTTGCGGGATGCGGTCGACGAGCTGCGCGCGGAGGAGTCGCCTCTGCTGTGCCGGGTCGAGCATCCGCGCGCCGGGACACTCGAGCTGGTCGGATGCCCGATCACCTTCACGGAGACGCCGTGGACCGTGCGTCAGCCGCCACCGCTGGTCGGCGAGCACACCGAGGAGGTGCTGGCCGAGGTGCTCGACCCTGACCGGCTCGCCAAGGTGCTGGGAAAGGCGGCCAGTGCGCCAGGGGCCGCACGGGGAAGGGCCGGGGAAGGCGCGAGGCGTGACGAGCAGGGCGCGAGAGGAACGGGTGCGAGAGGAAGGGGGCAGTCGTGA
- a CDS encoding ABC transporter substrate-binding protein yields MPDQRVRLRGICWDHARCVKPMAAAAAVWRSVRGVEVAWDARPLSAFNDQAVEELAADYDLIVFDHPMVGAAARAGCLAPLDDLLPDEVLDAHAADTVGGSHASYQYAGHQWGLAVDAACQVAAFRPDLLAAHEVEVPATWDDVVALARALPGKVVLPLYPADAFCSLLTISASLGTPLDAEASGFHRDAVALLATLAQVVDRSSFSLNPPALLDRMTSDDAIVYVPLLFGYTNYSRPSTSGRPVRFTNIPTTGIPTASSPGGCARHLTTTGARGADASAVGTGEATGPRGSTLGGAGIGVSATSAHRVEAAAFASWVSGTTAQRYVVLPNEGQPASAATWSDPEADALVGGFFRDTRATMDAVWTRPRTPWWRAFQEEASGLLAEELSAGSAPAEIVRVLDRLLDDHRRARDGR; encoded by the coding sequence GTGCCTGATCAGCGTGTGCGTCTGCGCGGCATCTGCTGGGACCACGCCCGCTGTGTCAAACCCATGGCTGCCGCGGCCGCTGTGTGGCGGTCGGTCCGCGGTGTCGAGGTGGCGTGGGACGCCCGGCCCTTGTCAGCGTTCAACGACCAAGCGGTCGAGGAGCTCGCCGCGGACTACGACCTCATCGTCTTCGACCACCCCATGGTCGGGGCAGCCGCGCGCGCCGGATGCCTGGCTCCGCTGGACGACCTCCTGCCGGACGAGGTCCTCGACGCCCATGCGGCGGACACGGTCGGTGGGAGCCACGCCAGCTACCAGTACGCGGGTCACCAGTGGGGACTCGCCGTTGACGCGGCCTGCCAGGTCGCCGCGTTCCGCCCCGATCTCCTGGCGGCCCACGAGGTCGAGGTCCCGGCCACGTGGGACGACGTGGTGGCCTTGGCGCGCGCCTTGCCGGGCAAGGTGGTCCTGCCGCTGTACCCGGCTGACGCGTTCTGCAGCCTGCTCACCATCTCGGCCAGCCTCGGGACCCCACTGGACGCCGAGGCGTCCGGCTTCCATCGCGACGCGGTGGCACTGCTCGCCACGCTCGCGCAGGTGGTCGACCGCTCGTCGTTCAGCTTGAATCCGCCAGCCCTGCTCGACCGGATGACGAGCGACGACGCGATCGTCTACGTCCCGCTGCTGTTCGGCTACACGAACTACTCGCGGCCGTCCACGAGCGGCCGCCCGGTGCGCTTCACCAACATCCCTACCACGGGCATCCCCACCGCGTCTTCCCCCGGCGGCTGCGCGCGGCATCTCACCACGACGGGCGCGCGCGGCGCCGACGCGTCCGCCGTCGGCACGGGCGAGGCCACCGGCCCACGCGGGTCAACCCTTGGCGGGGCTGGTATCGGCGTCTCGGCCACGAGCGCCCACCGCGTCGAGGCGGCGGCGTTCGCCAGCTGGGTGAGTGGGACGACCGCCCAGCGGTACGTCGTCCTCCCCAACGAGGGACAGCCGGCGAGCGCGGCCACCTGGTCGGATCCGGAGGCCGACGCCCTGGTGGGCGGGTTCTTTCGCGATACCAGGGCCACGATGGACGCCGTCTGGACCCGTCCCCGCACTCCCTGGTGGCGGGCGTTTCAGGAGGAGGCGAGCGGACTCCTCGCCGAGGAGCTCTCGGCCGGCTCGGCACCCGCCGAGATCGTCCGCGTTCTCGACCGACTCCTCGACGACCACCGGAGGGCTAGGGACGGCCGCTGA
- a CDS encoding ABC transporter substrate-binding protein, with amino-acid sequence MASAAGCGAEDTGSGGDGYRISLIVGLKGDDFYGSLACGARQAAKKLGVELDVQGPNKWDAAEQIPILNSVIAARPDAILIAPVDDTALQAPLEQAAAHGITVVLVDTTVKNPSFAVSQVTSDDELAGEKAAEEVIRLTGGTGAVVTINTQPGVSTVAARVRGFEKRLAQEPGIEYVGERFAGDDAAKASSVVTSTLAAHPNLAAVFATNTLTGQGAATGIRNAHKSGEIKLIGFDANPSGVQALRDGSAQGQVVLKPLDIGAEGVEQAVNALSGKPVTKLIRTGSFVATKDNLDDPETQKYLYRESCTGA; translated from the coding sequence GTGGCGAGTGCGGCGGGTTGCGGTGCGGAGGACACAGGGTCCGGCGGCGACGGCTATCGGATCAGCCTGATCGTCGGCTTGAAGGGTGACGACTTCTACGGATCGTTGGCCTGCGGCGCCCGCCAGGCCGCGAAGAAGCTCGGGGTCGAGCTCGACGTCCAGGGGCCCAACAAGTGGGACGCGGCGGAGCAGATCCCGATCCTCAACTCGGTCATCGCCGCGCGTCCGGACGCGATCCTCATCGCACCCGTCGACGACACCGCCTTGCAGGCGCCGTTGGAGCAGGCGGCCGCGCACGGCATCACGGTGGTCTTGGTCGACACCACCGTCAAGAACCCCTCCTTCGCCGTCTCCCAGGTGACCTCGGATGACGAACTGGCCGGGGAGAAGGCGGCGGAGGAGGTCATCAGACTCACCGGCGGCACGGGCGCCGTCGTCACGATCAACACCCAGCCAGGAGTGTCCACGGTGGCGGCTCGGGTCCGCGGATTCGAGAAGCGCCTCGCCCAGGAGCCCGGCATCGAGTACGTCGGCGAGCGCTTCGCCGGGGACGACGCGGCCAAGGCCAGCTCAGTCGTGACATCGACCCTGGCCGCCCATCCCAACCTGGCTGCTGTGTTCGCCACCAACACCTTGACGGGGCAGGGCGCGGCGACGGGTATCCGGAACGCCCACAAATCCGGGGAGATCAAGCTCATCGGCTTCGACGCCAACCCCAGCGGTGTGCAGGCGCTGCGCGACGGATCCGCGCAAGGCCAGGTCGTCCTGAAGCCGCTCGACATCGGCGCCGAGGGCGTGGAGCAAGCGGTCAACGCCCTCTCCGGCAAGCCGGTCACCAAGCTCATCCGCACCGGGTCGTTCGTGGCGACGAAGGACAACCTCGACGATCCGGAGACCCAGAAGTACCTCTACCGGGAGTCGTGCACTGGTGCCTGA
- a CDS encoding SDR family NAD(P)-dependent oxidoreductase: protein MRRFDGKIGIVTGAAKGIGRACALRLAAEGATVGLADVDVTGLEKVLHEIIDNGGEAMAVPTDVSRVDDVAALVRAVTDRYGRLDVLVNIAGIAVGGSVTDMPEEDWDRVFAVNLKGIWYAMKYAIPHLRASGGGSIVNASSAQALRGFPGWAAYAATKGAIISLTQQAAVEYAPDRIRVNAIAPGTIMSPMNEEIFRTAPDPAALIESWNAMHALGRFGQCEEVAAVVAFLASEDSSFITGACVPVDGGLTVLGSRAAAR from the coding sequence ATGCGCAGGTTCGACGGCAAGATCGGCATCGTGACGGGTGCGGCCAAGGGCATCGGTCGCGCCTGCGCTCTTCGCCTCGCCGCCGAAGGGGCCACGGTCGGTCTCGCCGACGTCGACGTGACCGGCCTGGAGAAGGTGCTCCACGAGATCATCGACAACGGCGGTGAGGCGATGGCGGTCCCGACCGACGTGAGCCGCGTGGACGACGTCGCTGCGCTGGTGCGCGCGGTCACCGACCGGTACGGGCGGCTCGACGTCCTCGTCAACATCGCCGGCATCGCCGTCGGCGGATCCGTCACCGATATGCCGGAGGAGGACTGGGACCGGGTCTTCGCCGTCAATCTCAAAGGCATCTGGTACGCGATGAAGTACGCGATCCCGCACCTGCGCGCCTCGGGTGGTGGGTCGATCGTGAACGCATCGAGCGCGCAGGCGCTTCGCGGCTTCCCCGGTTGGGCGGCGTACGCGGCCACGAAGGGCGCGATCATCTCCCTCACTCAGCAAGCCGCGGTCGAGTACGCACCGGATCGCATCCGGGTCAACGCGATCGCGCCCGGGACGATCATGAGCCCGATGAACGAGGAGATCTTCCGCACCGCTCCGGATCCGGCGGCTCTCATCGAGAGCTGGAACGCCATGCACGCCCTCGGACGCTTCGGACAGTGCGAGGAAGTGGCCGCCGTCGTGGCTTTCCTTGCGTCGGAGGACTCGTCCTTCATCACCGGTGCGTGTGTGCCCGTCGATGGTGGCCTCACGGTCCTCGGATCGCGCGCCGCCGCGCGATGA